Part of the Candidatus Effluviviaceae Genus V sp. genome, CAGGGCCCCTCGCAGATCGTTCCTCGACGTCGGACGCGATGTCGTCCAGAAGCTCGAGAAGGCCGTCGATGCCGTCGCGCGTCTTCGAGGAGACGGCGACGATCGGCGTGCCCGAGAGCGAGGTCCCCTCGAGGAGCTCCCGGGCCTCCTCGCGCGCAAGCTCGAGTTCTTCCTCGGACACGAGGTCGGACTTCGTCAGCGCGACGACGCCGCAGTCGATGCCGAGGAGGTCGATGATGTCGAGATGTTCCCGCGTCTGCGGCATGACGCCTTCGTCAGCTGCGATGGTCAGAAGCACGAGGTCGATGCCCCCCGCGCCCGCCAGCATCGTCTTCACGAACCGCTCGTGGCCGGGAACGTCAACGATGCCGAGCATCGTCCCCGACGGGAGATCGAGACGGGCGAACCCGAGCTCGATAGATATGCCGCGCTCCTTCTCCTCTCGAAGCCGGTCGGTGTCGACGCCCGTGAGCGCTCTCACGAGCTCCGTCTTGCCGTGGTCGATGTGTCCTGCGGTGCCGAGGATGGCGTGACGTTCGGTCACGGGTCCTCCGTTCGGGAGATGGACGCTCCGGCGGACGCCGGAGCAGGCCGGATGCTACTCCTTGACCCGCTCGATCTCGGCGCCGGCGCCGGCGAGCTTCTTCTCGATCGCCTCGTACCCACGGTCGATGTGGTAGACGCGGGAGACCTCAGTCTCACCCTCGGCCACGAGCCCGGCGAGGATGAGCGCCGCGCTGGCGCGCAGATCGGTCGCCATGACCTTGGCGCCCGAGAGGCGCCGCACGCCCGAGACGACGGCGACGTTGCGGTCGACGGCGATGTCGGCTCCGAGCCGCCGGAGCTCCGGCACGTGCGAGAACCGGTCCGCGTAGATCGTGTCGGTGATGACGCTCGTCCCGTCGGCGACCGTCATGAGGGCCATCATCTGGGCCTGCATGTCGGTCGGGAACCCGGGATACGGAGCGGTCGTCACGTTGATCGACTTCGGCCACACGGGGCCTCGGACCCGGAGTCCGCCCCCCTCTTCTACGACCTCCGCGCCGGCCTCCGAGAGCTTCAGCGCGATGGCGGAGCAGTGGTCCCTTCGGGCGCCCTCGAGCAGGACGTCCCCGCCCGTGATCGCCGCGGCCGCCATGAACGTGCCGACCTCGATGCGGTCCGGGATGACCTCGGCGTCGGCCGGGTCGAGTTCCGTCGCGCCCTCGATCGTGATCGTGTCTGTGCCGTGCCCGGTGATCCCGGCGCCCATCGCCGCCAGAAAATCGCCGAGCGCCGTGATCTCCGGCTCGCGTGCCGCATTCGTGATGACCGTCGTGCCCTCGGCGAGCGCCGCCGCCATCATGGCGTTCTCGGTCGCGCCGACGCTCGACGTATCGAAGTGGATCGAGCCGCCCCGGAGCCTCTCGGCGCGTGCGACGATGTAGCCGTGATCGAGCTCGACGTCGGCGCCCAGCTCCTTCATGGCTCTGATGTGGAAGTCGACCGGCCTCGGACCCCACGCGCAGCCGCCGGGGAGCGAGACACGGGCGCGCCCGTTCTTCGCGAGGATGGGACCGAGCACGCACACGCTGGCGCGCATCGTCTTGACGAGTTCGTACGGCGCCTCGCAGTAGCTGCAGTTGCTCGTGTCGATCGTCATGCTGTGGTCGGAGTACTCGACCTGGGCGCCCAGGACGCGAAGCACGTGCCCCATCGTCCGGACGTCCCTGAGACTGGGTACGTTCGTGAGCGTCGAGCGGCCCCGCGTCAGAAGCGTGGCGGCCATCATCGGCAGCGTCGCGTTCTTGGCGCCGCTGATCCTGATGCTCCCGCGCAGTCGGTTCCCGCCCCGTACGACGATCCCGTCCATGCTGTTCCCCTCGGTGTCGTGTCACAGGCGCCGGGCGTCGCACGTCATCGGGTCGTTCCGACCACGATGCGTTCCCGCC contains:
- a CDS encoding GTP-binding protein translates to MTERHAILGTAGHIDHGKTELVRALTGVDTDRLREEKERGISIELGFARLDLPSGTMLGIVDVPGHERFVKTMLAGAGGIDLVLLTIAADEGVMPQTREHLDIIDLLGIDCGVVALTKSDLVSEEELELAREEARELLEGTSLSGTPIVAVSSKTRDGIDGLLELLDDIASDVEERSARGP
- the murA gene encoding UDP-N-acetylglucosamine 1-carboxyvinyltransferase → MDGIVVRGGNRLRGSIRISGAKNATLPMMAATLLTRGRSTLTNVPSLRDVRTMGHVLRVLGAQVEYSDHSMTIDTSNCSYCEAPYELVKTMRASVCVLGPILAKNGRARVSLPGGCAWGPRPVDFHIRAMKELGADVELDHGYIVARAERLRGGSIHFDTSSVGATENAMMAAALAEGTTVITNAAREPEITALGDFLAAMGAGITGHGTDTITIEGATELDPADAEVIPDRIEVGTFMAAAAITGGDVLLEGARRDHCSAIALKLSEAGAEVVEEGGGLRVRGPVWPKSINVTTAPYPGFPTDMQAQMMALMTVADGTSVITDTIYADRFSHVPELRRLGADIAVDRNVAVVSGVRRLSGAKVMATDLRASAALILAGLVAEGETEVSRVYHIDRGYEAIEKKLAGAGAEIERVKE